Proteins from a single region of Candidatus Binatia bacterium:
- the sucB gene encoding dihydrolipoyllysine-residue succinyltransferase component of 2-oxoglutarate dehydrogenase complex, protein MEAVEVRVPPLGESITEAVIVRWLKEHGAEVRADEILVELETEKANVEIPAEREGVLEILRQEGETVRVGDVVARIAPAGERRAPQGAPAKPASESKPARPAERREVPQETPGTGTAKETPAAKPPERSTTAPAAKVTPLARRVAAEHGVDAARISGSGPGGRVTKSDVLARVPTPSGAEVGEEGRVRRVPTPSAEGEAEEERVPMTPIRRRIAERLLAARRETATLTTFNEVDMSAVNELRRRYREAFERKHGIRLGLLSFFARSCIAALREIPVLNAQIDGADVVYKKHVHLGIAVSTPRGLVVPVVRYADRLSFAELETEIARLAARAREGKLSVDEVTGGTFTITNGGVFGSLLSTPLLNPPQSGILGMHKIQERPVVVDGQIAVRPMMYVALSYDHRLVDGEQAVTFLVRVKERLEDPARLLLDL, encoded by the coding sequence CTCAAGGAGCACGGGGCCGAGGTGCGCGCGGACGAGATCCTCGTCGAGCTCGAGACGGAAAAGGCGAACGTGGAAATCCCTGCCGAGCGGGAGGGGGTGCTCGAGATCCTGCGCCAGGAGGGTGAGACGGTGCGCGTGGGCGACGTGGTGGCACGGATCGCTCCTGCGGGGGAACGGCGCGCCCCGCAGGGTGCGCCGGCGAAGCCCGCTTCGGAGTCGAAGCCAGCGCGTCCGGCGGAGCGGCGCGAGGTGCCGCAGGAGACACCCGGGACGGGGACCGCGAAAGAGACGCCCGCGGCGAAGCCTCCCGAACGTTCCACGACCGCTCCTGCGGCGAAGGTCACCCCCCTGGCACGCCGCGTCGCGGCGGAACACGGGGTCGACGCGGCGAGAATCTCGGGGTCGGGGCCCGGTGGGAGGGTGACCAAGAGCGACGTCCTCGCACGGGTGCCCACGCCCTCGGGCGCAGAGGTGGGCGAGGAGGGGCGGGTTCGGCGGGTGCCGACTCCTTCGGCGGAGGGCGAGGCCGAAGAGGAGCGGGTCCCGATGACACCCATCCGGCGGCGGATCGCGGAACGGCTTCTCGCCGCACGCCGCGAGACGGCGACGCTGACCACCTTCAACGAGGTGGACATGAGCGCCGTCAACGAACTCCGTCGTCGGTATCGGGAGGCGTTCGAGCGAAAGCACGGGATTCGCCTCGGGCTCCTCTCGTTCTTCGCCCGCAGTTGCATCGCGGCGCTGCGCGAGATCCCCGTTCTCAACGCACAGATCGACGGGGCCGACGTGGTGTACAAAAAGCACGTCCATCTCGGCATTGCCGTGAGCACCCCGCGCGGCCTCGTGGTTCCCGTGGTGCGTTACGCCGACCGGCTCTCGTTCGCGGAGCTCGAGACCGAGATCGCGCGGCTCGCTGCGCGCGCACGAGAGGGAAAGCTCTCCGTGGACGAAGTGACGGGCGGCACGTTCACGATCACGAACGGCGGGGTCTTCGGATCCCTTCTCTCGACCCCACTGCTCAACCCGCCCCAGAGCGGGATTCTCGGGATGCACAAGATCCAGGAGCGGCCCGTGGTCGTCGACGGGCAGATCGCCGTCCGGCCCATGATGTACGTCGCGCTTTCCTACGACCACCGGCTCGTCGACGGCGAGCAGGCGGTGACCTTTCTCGTGCGGGTCAAGGAACGCCTCGAGGACCCGGCCCGGTTGCTGCTCGACCTTTGA